The Peribacillus sp. FSL P2-0133 genome has a segment encoding these proteins:
- the moaD gene encoding molybdopterin converting factor subunit 1, which translates to MINVLLFAQLKDELGKETLSIEGNGMSVAELKGKMKVDFQLEGLETVMTAVNEEFADDDTLLSDGDTVAFIPPVSGG; encoded by the coding sequence ATGATTAATGTACTTTTATTTGCCCAATTGAAAGATGAGCTAGGCAAAGAGACCCTTTCTATAGAAGGAAATGGAATGAGTGTGGCGGAGCTAAAAGGAAAAATGAAGGTGGATTTTCAATTGGAAGGTCTAGAAACCGTGATGACGGCGGTCAATGAAGAATTTGCCGATGATGACACGCTTCTATCTGATGGAGATACAGTTGCTTTCATTCCACCAGTAAGTGGGGGCTAA
- a CDS encoding molybdenum cofactor biosynthesis protein MoaE — translation MNYNISKEPIVIQEVFDKVVKRNAGAVTTFIGTVREMTKGKKTLFLIYEAYEPMAIKKLEQIGSEIKERWPDAETAITHRVGKLEITDIAVVIAVSTPHRNDAYEANRYAIERIKEIVPIWKKEHWEDGETWVGNQLETVPYPSGKPEEGDIDD, via the coding sequence ATGAATTATAATATTTCAAAAGAGCCGATTGTCATCCAGGAAGTGTTTGATAAAGTAGTCAAGCGGAATGCAGGTGCCGTCACGACCTTTATTGGTACAGTGAGGGAAATGACGAAAGGAAAAAAGACTCTCTTCTTAATTTACGAAGCGTATGAACCGATGGCCATCAAGAAATTGGAGCAAATCGGATCTGAGATCAAGGAACGTTGGCCTGATGCAGAAACGGCGATCACCCATCGTGTAGGTAAACTTGAAATCACGGATATCGCAGTGGTTATTGCCGTTAGTACGCCACATCGAAATGATGCATATGAGGCGAATAGGTATGCGATTGAAAGAATTAAAGAAATCGTCCCGATCTGGAAAAAAGAACACTGGGAAGATGGGGAGACATGGGTAGGAAACCAGTTGGAAACCGTTCCATATCCATCGGGGAAACCGGAAGAGGGGGATATTGATGATTAA
- a CDS encoding molybdenum cofactor guanylyltransferase codes for MEWTMLLLAGGKSSRMGVNKALLTIGGVVNISRVASELKKVSENIMVITNTFEEYHFLQLPLIPDLHKGQGPLGGLHAGLTSSKTELQFLAACDMPFVSADAIKDIISHYEPEFDAVVPEINGRLQPLFAVYHKRCLPVLTECLLKHELKMSLFLEKISVKVMKETDFKLYCENPEHFQYLFFNMNTMEDYQEAGYIDQTELYIKDGRHEL; via the coding sequence GTGGAATGGACAATGTTGCTTTTAGCTGGTGGGAAATCAAGCCGTATGGGAGTGAATAAGGCCCTGTTGACCATAGGCGGCGTTGTGAACATTTCAAGAGTGGCATCCGAATTGAAAAAGGTGTCAGAAAACATCATGGTCATTACGAATACATTTGAAGAATATCATTTTCTGCAACTTCCGCTAATTCCGGATTTACATAAAGGTCAAGGACCACTTGGCGGATTGCATGCAGGGTTGACCTCATCGAAAACGGAGCTTCAATTCCTTGCAGCCTGTGATATGCCGTTTGTGAGTGCAGATGCCATAAAGGATATCATTTCCCATTATGAACCTGAATTCGATGCTGTCGTTCCAGAAATAAATGGCAGGCTCCAGCCGCTTTTTGCTGTTTACCATAAAAGGTGTCTTCCTGTACTGACGGAGTGTTTATTAAAACATGAATTAAAAATGAGTCTATTTTTGGAAAAGATTTCGGTGAAAGTCATGAAAGAAACCGACTTTAAGTTATATTGCGAGAATCCTGAACATTTTCAATATCTTTTTTTCAATATGAATACGATGGAAGATTATCAAGAGGCAGGTTATATTGATCAAACTGAATTATATATAAAGGATGGTAGACATGAATTATAA
- the pdxK gene encoding pyridoxine/pyridoxal/pyridoxamine kinase, giving the protein MTMKRAMTVAGSDSSGGAGLQADLKTFQEFGVYGMSALTTIVTMDPKNGWSHNVFPTPVEVLEAQIETILSIGIDAMKTGMLGSVEIIELVARKIDELKLDKVVIDPVMVCKGEDEVLHPETAVALRELLVPRATVVTPNLFEAAQLAGTAPIKTIDDMRAAAEKIHELGAKYVLIKGGNKLDLDKAIDLLYDGKEFEILESEKIETTNTHGAGCSSSAAIAAQLAEGKSPREAILIAKDFITEAVRHSWKMNDYVGPVNHGAYHKYGIAEKTQK; this is encoded by the coding sequence ATGACTATGAAAAGAGCTATGACAGTTGCCGGATCTGATTCGAGCGGCGGCGCGGGTCTTCAAGCAGATTTAAAGACATTCCAAGAATTCGGGGTTTACGGTATGTCCGCTTTAACGACAATCGTGACGATGGATCCGAAGAATGGCTGGTCCCATAATGTATTCCCTACACCGGTCGAAGTTTTGGAAGCCCAAATCGAAACGATTTTATCAATCGGCATTGATGCAATGAAAACGGGAATGCTTGGATCAGTGGAAATCATTGAACTTGTTGCCCGTAAAATAGACGAGTTGAAGCTGGACAAAGTCGTAATCGATCCAGTTATGGTATGTAAAGGTGAAGATGAAGTATTGCACCCTGAAACGGCTGTAGCTCTGCGTGAACTGCTTGTTCCACGTGCAACTGTAGTCACGCCAAACCTGTTCGAGGCCGCTCAGTTAGCGGGAACTGCGCCTATCAAGACGATTGATGACATGAGGGCTGCAGCTGAAAAGATTCATGAACTTGGTGCAAAATATGTCTTGATCAAAGGCGGTAATAAGCTGGATCTTGATAAAGCCATCGACCTTTTATATGATGGAAAAGAATTTGAAATCCTTGAATCAGAAAAAATCGAAACGACCAATACACATGGTGCGGGCTGTTCTTCTTCCGCAGCTATTGCAGCTCAATTGGCTGAAGGGAAAAGCCCGCGTGAGGCTATCCTCATTGCTAAAGACTTCATTACCGAGGCCGTTCGCCATTCTTGGAAGATGAATGACTATGTTGGACCTGTCAATCATGGTGCATACCATAAATATGGAATTGCGGAAAAAACACAAAAATAA
- a CDS encoding YojF family protein produces MKPIDRTEVQNAIDSFAGQDVYLHLETTNGAYATHVDEAFFSAGAYIRNAFIQYEHGKIVGDGPYRIGLKLNIGWVYAEGVNHFELDEQGRLLLAGLDFSGKLAVSMQLSPTPFE; encoded by the coding sequence ATGAAACCTATAGACCGTACAGAGGTGCAAAATGCCATTGATTCTTTCGCCGGACAAGATGTATATCTTCACCTTGAAACGACAAATGGCGCCTATGCCACTCATGTAGATGAAGCTTTCTTTTCGGCAGGTGCTTATATTCGTAATGCTTTTATACAGTATGAACATGGGAAGATAGTTGGGGATGGACCCTACCGCATCGGCTTGAAGCTCAATATTGGCTGGGTATATGCAGAAGGCGTTAACCACTTCGAATTGGATGAACAGGGGAGATTGCTATTGGCAGGCCTTGATTTTTCCGGAAAGCTTGCTGTCTCCATGCAGCTCAGTCCCACTCCCTTTGAATGA
- the bshB2 gene encoding bacillithiol biosynthesis deacetylase BshB2: MEKERHVLVIFPHPDDEAFSVSGTLALHREAGTPVTYLCLTLGEMGRNLGNPPFATRESLPKIRKKELIDAANAIGIQDLRMLGLRDKTIEFEDDEKLTSLFTDAINELNPSLIITFYPGYSVHPDHEATARAVVRAVERMEEKERPKLHCVAFSNNCIDELGQPDIIQDISAVEEKKVAAFTAHRSQTQAMVIDWKEKFENQDADFLDWIRKERLWTYKF, translated from the coding sequence TTGGAAAAAGAACGCCATGTATTAGTTATATTCCCACATCCCGATGATGAAGCCTTCTCGGTCTCCGGAACTCTTGCCCTTCATAGAGAAGCGGGCACTCCTGTCACCTATTTATGCTTAACTTTAGGAGAAATGGGACGTAATTTAGGAAACCCTCCATTTGCAACAAGGGAATCGCTCCCTAAAATTCGTAAAAAGGAATTAATCGATGCAGCAAATGCGATTGGCATCCAAGATTTACGCATGCTTGGATTGCGCGATAAGACGATTGAATTCGAAGATGATGAAAAGCTGACATCATTATTTACCGATGCCATCAATGAATTGAATCCTTCATTGATCATTACGTTTTACCCAGGATACAGTGTCCATCCAGACCATGAAGCGACGGCACGGGCTGTGGTTCGAGCCGTGGAAAGAATGGAAGAGAAAGAGAGACCTAAACTTCATTGTGTCGCCTTCTCAAATAACTGCATTGACGAATTGGGACAGCCTGACATCATCCAGGATATCTCTGCCGTCGAAGAAAAAAAGGTAGCTGCATTCACTGCCCACCGTTCGCAAACACAGGCAATGGTGATCGATTGGAAAGAGAAATTCGAAAATCAGGATGCGGATTTTCTAGACTGGATTCGCAAAGAACGATTATGGACCTATAAATTTTAA
- a CDS encoding MFS transporter codes for MNQKPKLWTKDFLIVSSANFFLFLTFYVLMVTLTIYTMDNFHASQAQAGLASSIFVLGAVLVRPIAGKKIDKVGRRKMLLGSLVLFLVASIGYFLVNSLSLLLIDRLIHGFAFGLATTATGTIAADIIPNERRGEGTGYFAMSTNLAMAFGPFIGLLITQHFSYSIIFYAASLFAAFSLVASLFMNVPEGEQSGVSPQKGFKISDYFEKRALPISIFIGFAGFTYSSILSYLTSFAKEMDLMDAASFFFVVFAVFLLASRPFTGRMFDVKGENAVIYPSLLLFAVGMVILSQSHHGITLLIAGAFIGVGYGTFQSSCQAISIKEAPSNRMGLATSTFFTMYDFGIGVGPFLLGFLIPFTGFKGLFIGMSIFAFVLIGIYFLAHGKKASARTKMQHEERLSA; via the coding sequence ATGAATCAAAAACCGAAATTGTGGACGAAAGATTTCCTGATTGTTTCGTCTGCGAACTTTTTTTTATTTTTAACTTTTTATGTCTTGATGGTGACATTGACCATTTACACGATGGATAACTTTCATGCGTCGCAAGCACAAGCGGGACTTGCTTCAAGTATTTTTGTTCTCGGGGCTGTGCTTGTCAGACCGATTGCAGGGAAAAAAATTGACAAGGTCGGCCGCAGAAAGATGTTGCTTGGATCATTGGTTCTATTCCTGGTTGCATCCATAGGCTATTTCCTGGTGAATAGTTTATCCCTCTTATTGATCGACCGGCTTATTCACGGTTTTGCTTTTGGCCTTGCCACTACCGCAACTGGAACGATTGCTGCAGATATCATTCCGAATGAGAGACGCGGGGAAGGTACTGGTTACTTTGCCATGAGTACAAACTTGGCAATGGCATTCGGTCCGTTTATTGGATTGCTGATAACACAGCATTTCAGTTATTCCATCATTTTCTATGCAGCCTCCTTATTTGCCGCATTTTCTTTAGTTGCCTCATTATTCATGAATGTGCCTGAAGGGGAACAGAGCGGAGTTTCACCACAAAAAGGATTTAAAATCAGTGATTACTTTGAGAAAAGGGCACTGCCCATTTCCATTTTTATCGGGTTTGCTGGATTTACCTATTCGAGCATCTTGTCCTATTTAACGTCTTTTGCAAAGGAAATGGATTTAATGGATGCGGCAAGTTTTTTCTTCGTCGTATTTGCTGTGTTCCTTTTGGCGTCCCGTCCGTTTACAGGACGGATGTTTGATGTGAAGGGGGAAAATGCAGTTATTTACCCATCGCTCTTACTATTTGCCGTCGGTATGGTCATCCTCAGCCAATCCCATCATGGTATCACGCTTCTGATTGCCGGCGCCTTTATCGGAGTGGGGTATGGTACGTTCCAATCAAGCTGTCAAGCGATTTCGATTAAGGAAGCCCCATCAAATCGGATGGGATTAGCCACATCCACATTTTTTACAATGTATGACTTCGGTATTGGTGTTGGCCCATTCCTATTGGGATTCCTTATTCCATTTACAGGGTTCAAAGGGTTATTCATAGGAATGTCGATCTTTGCATTCGTACTTATTGGCATTTATTTCTTGGCACATGGAAAAAAAGCCTCGGCAAGAACGAAAATGCAGCATGAGGAACGCTTGTCTGCCTAA
- a CDS encoding MarR family transcriptional regulator: MSFNNGFFHHNLQFSRSFTKKLNEQLAKVDLYHSQWSIVYYLSQFGCSTLVEISTYLDVEKPTVTRTVNRLEELDLIEQVPGKDKRERRIQLTESGLRTYHEAKKVVEEFELQLMSGLAEEDREATLRTLIFLKEKLKQ, encoded by the coding sequence TTGTCCTTTAATAATGGTTTTTTTCATCATAACTTACAATTTTCGAGGTCATTTACCAAAAAGTTAAATGAACAATTAGCCAAGGTTGATCTTTATCATTCCCAATGGTCGATTGTATATTATCTGAGTCAGTTTGGCTGTTCTACACTTGTTGAAATAAGCACATATCTAGATGTTGAGAAACCGACGGTAACTAGGACGGTAAATCGGTTGGAAGAACTTGATTTGATTGAACAAGTCCCAGGAAAAGATAAGCGGGAACGGAGAATACAGTTAACGGAGTCAGGTTTAAGGACTTATCACGAGGCCAAAAAGGTAGTTGAAGAATTTGAACTTCAATTAATGAGCGGTTTGGCTGAAGAGGATCGAGAGGCAACGTTACGAACGTTGATTTTCCTGAAGGAGAAATTAAAACAATAG
- a CDS encoding PQQ-dependent sugar dehydrogenase — MKKLFFFFLMATLTLTGCNMNGDSKTQPNPDKEVTGTLGEDPDVLITNLQAPWSIQKNGDTMYVSERAGTIVEWDKEKMTRQKVNLKKTLSAKAEAGLLGFLLAPDFSKSGQAFAYYTYEEGGDPINRIVILEKNDDKWQEMETLIDGIPSGDYHHGGRIKIGPDDKLYATTGDARKAEIAQDLDSLGGKILRMNLDGTIPEDNPFGNSYVYSYGHRNPQGLAWDEAGQLYESEHGDSAHDELNKIDPGKNYGWPDIEGDEQKPDMVTSLILSGENTWAPSGMAYFDGKLYFAALRGEALKSSYVKSGKLTDIITGSGRIRDVFVDEGFLYFISNNTDGRGNPDEKDDKLYRLPLSSLKGNMP, encoded by the coding sequence TTGAAAAAACTGTTCTTTTTTTTCCTTATGGCTACATTGACTTTAACTGGTTGTAACATGAATGGCGACAGCAAAACCCAGCCGAATCCTGACAAAGAAGTGACGGGCACTTTAGGGGAGGATCCGGATGTGCTGATAACGAACCTGCAGGCCCCATGGTCGATCCAGAAGAATGGGGACACAATGTATGTGTCAGAGCGGGCAGGAACCATCGTTGAGTGGGACAAGGAAAAGATGACACGGCAAAAGGTCAACCTTAAAAAGACATTGTCAGCTAAAGCGGAAGCTGGGTTGCTTGGATTTTTGCTAGCTCCCGATTTCTCTAAAAGCGGGCAAGCTTTCGCCTATTATACCTATGAAGAAGGCGGGGATCCCATCAATCGAATCGTCATTTTAGAAAAAAATGATGATAAATGGCAGGAGATGGAGACCTTAATCGACGGAATACCAAGCGGGGACTACCACCATGGCGGCAGGATCAAGATTGGACCGGACGATAAGCTATACGCAACAACAGGCGATGCAAGAAAGGCTGAAATCGCACAGGACCTAGATTCCTTAGGCGGGAAAATTCTGCGCATGAACCTGGATGGCACCATTCCGGAAGATAATCCTTTCGGGAATTCATACGTCTATTCATACGGTCACCGCAATCCACAAGGTCTCGCCTGGGATGAAGCAGGACAGTTATATGAAAGTGAACACGGAGATTCGGCACACGATGAATTAAATAAAATTGATCCGGGTAAGAACTATGGCTGGCCAGATATAGAGGGCGATGAGCAAAAACCTGATATGGTAACATCATTGATTCTTTCCGGTGAAAATACATGGGCTCCATCTGGCATGGCCTATTTTGACGGAAAGCTCTATTTTGCAGCCTTAAGGGGTGAAGCGCTTAAGAGTTCTTATGTAAAAAGCGGAAAACTGACTGATATCATTACGGGCTCAGGAAGGATACGTGATGTATTCGTTGATGAAGGATTTCTTTATTTCATAAGCAATAATACGGACGGCCGAGGAAATCCTGATGAAAAGGATGATAAACTTTATCGTTTGCCACTATCTAGCTTAAAAGGGAATATGCCCTGA
- a CDS encoding Cof-type HAD-IIB family hydrolase, protein MIKTIAIDMDGTLLNKMQKVSEENKHAIQKAQSEGVEVIIATGRSYVEARFALDEAGIVCPVICVNGAALFTEEGKIAASNPMSAATAKMVAGFLEEQGIYFEIYTSQGIYSKDYENAISVLVDVFVTANPDIDPESMRKYAEQRLQLGQVTSISDYSELFSRSNEEYYKILSFSKDLTLLNQIASKLKGHGVTVTSSGRENVEIMSETAQKGTALETYVNGKSGSMQETMAIGDNYNDVSMFERVGLSVAMGNAPLEIKKLCDEVTGKNDEAGVAEAILKVLKQSAY, encoded by the coding sequence TTGATAAAGACGATTGCGATTGATATGGACGGAACATTGCTTAACAAAATGCAAAAGGTCAGTGAGGAAAATAAACATGCCATCCAGAAGGCGCAAAGCGAGGGTGTGGAAGTGATCATTGCTACTGGAAGATCTTATGTGGAAGCTAGGTTTGCCTTGGATGAAGCAGGCATCGTTTGCCCTGTCATCTGTGTAAATGGTGCTGCCCTCTTCACGGAGGAAGGAAAAATTGCCGCTTCCAATCCAATGTCGGCTGCCACTGCTAAAATGGTCGCTGGATTCCTCGAAGAACAAGGGATTTATTTCGAAATATATACGAGTCAAGGTATTTATTCCAAAGACTATGAAAACGCAATATCTGTTTTGGTTGATGTTTTCGTTACAGCGAATCCTGACATTGACCCTGAGAGTATGCGGAAATATGCGGAGCAGCGTTTACAGCTTGGACAGGTAACTTCCATTTCCGATTATTCCGAGTTATTCAGCCGTTCGAATGAGGAATATTATAAAATTCTCAGCTTCTCAAAGGATTTAACTTTATTAAATCAAATTGCTTCGAAATTGAAAGGACATGGAGTTACAGTCACTTCATCGGGGCGTGAAAATGTGGAAATCATGAGTGAAACAGCACAAAAAGGTACGGCACTTGAAACATATGTGAATGGAAAATCCGGCTCGATGCAGGAAACGATGGCTATTGGGGATAATTATAATGATGTATCCATGTTTGAACGGGTAGGTTTGTCTGTCGCAATGGGAAATGCCCCGCTCGAAATTAAAAAACTGTGTGATGAAGTAACAGGCAAGAATGATGAAGCCGGTGTCGCGGAGGCCATTTTAAAGGTACTTAAACAGTCAGCCTATTAA
- a CDS encoding PRK06851 family protein — protein sequence MTGKVMNYFAGGNTAKGFYSLYDSNLKGLERLFILKGGPGSGKSTIMKKIGQEWLDKGYDIEYLHCSSDNDSIDGVIIPALKIGIVDGTAPHVIEPKAPGAIEEYVNLGAAWNSQQLASERAAIIKLTNARSKSFEKAYALFAEALMIHDEWEDIYKANIDFAKLNGLTNKLIEGFYRDIVLNKKSDVRHRFLGAATPTGAVDFIPNITEGIQKRYFLKGRPGSGKSTMLKKIAKAAEQRGFDVEIYHCGFDPHSLDMVIVREVGIAIFDSTSPHEYFPSSGGDEIIDIYKTAILPGTDEIYAEQLKDVSTRYRTKMNEATANLAKAKDLHDELEKIYVKAMDFTAIDDIQKDIHEQIIERAQDVDRKTILH from the coding sequence GTGACAGGAAAAGTGATGAATTATTTTGCTGGAGGCAATACGGCTAAAGGTTTTTATAGTTTATATGATTCCAATTTAAAAGGTCTGGAAAGATTATTCATATTAAAAGGCGGACCTGGTTCCGGTAAATCGACCATTATGAAAAAAATCGGCCAAGAATGGCTGGATAAAGGCTATGACATCGAGTATTTACATTGTTCGTCCGATAATGATTCCATTGATGGAGTAATCATACCGGCTTTGAAAATCGGGATCGTGGATGGGACTGCGCCGCATGTGATTGAACCGAAGGCACCAGGGGCCATTGAGGAATATGTCAATCTAGGAGCTGCCTGGAACTCCCAGCAGCTGGCTTCTGAAAGAGCGGCCATCATAAAGTTGACGAATGCGAGAAGCAAGAGTTTCGAGAAGGCATATGCCCTATTCGCTGAAGCATTGATGATTCATGATGAATGGGAAGACATTTATAAGGCAAATATTGATTTCGCAAAATTGAATGGGTTGACCAATAAATTGATAGAAGGCTTTTATAGAGATATCGTCCTTAATAAGAAGTCGGATGTTCGTCACCGATTCTTAGGTGCAGCTACACCAACGGGTGCAGTTGATTTCATCCCCAATATTACTGAGGGAATACAAAAACGGTACTTTTTAAAGGGACGTCCAGGTTCCGGTAAATCAACGATGCTGAAGAAGATTGCAAAGGCTGCGGAGCAAAGAGGCTTTGATGTGGAAATATATCATTGTGGTTTCGATCCGCATAGCTTGGACATGGTAATCGTCCGGGAGGTTGGGATCGCCATATTTGACAGCACATCCCCTCATGAATATTTCCCTAGTAGTGGAGGGGATGAAATCATTGATATATATAAAACGGCCATCCTGCCAGGAACAGATGAAATATATGCCGAACAGTTAAAGGATGTTTCCACTAGATACCGGACGAAAATGAATGAAGCGACAGCAAATCTCGCTAAGGCAAAAGATCTGCATGATGAACTCGAAAAGATTTATGTAAAAGCAATGGATTTTACAGCCATCGATGACATTCAAAAAGACATCCACGAACAGATTATTGAACGGGCCCAAGATGTCGATAGAAAAACGATTCTACATTAA
- the ybaK gene encoding Cys-tRNA(Pro) deacylase, which translates to MGASKTNAMRILDSKRIEYGMMSYDARDGKIDGITVAGKIGKAPETVFKTLVTHNGPQQLYVFVIPVATELDLKKAAKAAGAKKIEMLAVKDLQKYTGYIRGGCSPIGMKRQYPTFIDESATNLPEIIVSGGKIGTQIVLKPSEFLEVTQAESVALIK; encoded by the coding sequence ATGGGAGCCAGTAAAACGAATGCAATGCGAATTCTTGATAGCAAACGTATAGAGTATGGCATGATGAGTTATGATGCCCGCGATGGAAAAATCGACGGGATCACTGTTGCGGGCAAGATTGGAAAAGCGCCGGAAACCGTTTTTAAAACGCTTGTTACCCATAACGGACCGCAGCAGCTTTACGTATTTGTCATCCCTGTCGCAACCGAACTGGATTTGAAAAAAGCAGCGAAGGCCGCAGGTGCAAAAAAAATTGAAATGCTTGCGGTTAAAGATCTGCAAAAATACACAGGGTACATTCGGGGAGGCTGTTCCCCGATCGGAATGAAAAGGCAATACCCGACTTTTATTGATGAAAGTGCAACAAACCTGCCTGAAATCATCGTAAGTGGAGGGAAAATCGGTACACAGATCGTATTAAAACCGTCAGAATTCCTGGAAGTCACACAAGCGGAATCTGTAGCCCTAATAAAATAA
- the gntK gene encoding gluconokinase: protein MGQSGYMMGIDIGTTSTKVVLFSKGGEVVQSCSRGYPLHSPTPSVAEQDPEEIYKAVIIAIGEVMIASGIEKQELGFISFSSAMHSLIAIGKGGNPLTNSITWADNRSVAYAESLKASEQGMQLYHRTGTPIHPMSPITKVMWLRNEHPGIFNETEKFIGIKEYIIYKFFNEYVMDYSLASATGMFNLNDLKWDEEALAIAGIGADKLPTLVPTTHILSGLSEELAAKMNIHAGTPFVIGASDGVLANLGQNAIKPGVLAVTIGTSGAVRTVSDRPLTDPKGRTFCYALTENHWVIGGPVNNGGITFRWARDQLGRMEIEKAKASGQDSYEILTDMASNIAPGSDGLIFHPYMAGERAPLWSADARGSFFGLALHHTRDHMVRAVLEGVMYNLYSVLIAVKELTGAPEKIHASGGFVRSKLWRQIMADIFNQNVTIPESFESSSLGAAVLGLYALGEIESLDEVEGMVGETNELVPIEENVKVYEELMSIYLSVSRQLEGDYKRIADFQRRHLE, encoded by the coding sequence ATGGGACAATCAGGTTATATGATGGGAATCGATATTGGTACGACGAGTACGAAGGTCGTTCTTTTTTCAAAAGGGGGGGAGGTTGTCCAATCTTGTTCGAGGGGATATCCTCTTCATAGTCCAACTCCTTCCGTTGCGGAACAAGATCCCGAGGAAATTTATAAAGCGGTCATCATTGCAATAGGCGAGGTCATGATTGCAAGCGGAATAGAAAAGCAAGAACTGGGCTTCATATCGTTCAGTTCGGCGATGCATAGCTTGATCGCAATTGGTAAAGGCGGCAACCCGCTGACGAATAGCATTACATGGGCAGATAATCGAAGTGTTGCCTATGCGGAGAGTTTGAAGGCTTCGGAACAGGGGATGCAATTGTATCACAGAACGGGAACACCCATTCACCCAATGTCGCCAATCACGAAAGTAATGTGGTTAAGAAATGAGCATCCCGGGATTTTTAACGAAACGGAAAAATTTATAGGAATTAAAGAATACATCATCTATAAATTTTTCAATGAGTATGTGATGGATTATTCGCTCGCTTCTGCAACGGGCATGTTCAACTTGAATGACCTGAAGTGGGATGAAGAGGCACTCGCCATTGCTGGAATTGGGGCTGACAAGCTGCCGACGCTTGTCCCTACAACGCATATCCTCTCAGGCTTAAGTGAGGAATTAGCCGCAAAAATGAACATTCATGCTGGTACCCCGTTTGTGATTGGCGCGAGTGACGGCGTGCTTGCCAACTTAGGGCAAAACGCAATCAAGCCAGGCGTTCTGGCAGTGACAATCGGAACGAGCGGTGCGGTAAGGACCGTCAGTGACCGGCCGCTTACCGATCCCAAAGGCAGGACATTCTGCTATGCCCTTACTGAGAATCATTGGGTAATCGGCGGACCGGTCAACAACGGGGGAATCACTTTCCGATGGGCTCGCGATCAATTGGGCCGTATGGAAATTGAAAAAGCGAAGGCTTCGGGACAGGACTCCTATGAAATTCTGACGGATATGGCTTCTAATATTGCACCTGGTTCTGATGGGTTGATATTCCACCCGTATATGGCAGGGGAACGGGCACCATTATGGAGTGCCGATGCAAGGGGCTCCTTCTTTGGATTGGCGCTTCATCACACTCGTGACCATATGGTCCGGGCAGTGCTGGAGGGTGTGATGTATAACTTGTACAGTGTCCTTATTGCTGTAAAGGAGTTGACTGGTGCCCCCGAGAAGATTCATGCAAGCGGCGGATTTGTCCGCTCGAAGCTCTGGCGCCAAATCATGGCTGATATATTCAATCAAAACGTGACAATTCCTGAAAGCTTTGAGAGTTCAAGCTTAGGTGCCGCCGTTCTTGGATTATACGCTTTAGGCGAAATCGAAAGCCTTGATGAGGTTGAGGGTATGGTTGGTGAAACGAATGAACTTGTCCCGATCGAAGAGAACGTTAAAGTGTATGAAGAATTAATGTCGATTTATTTATCCGTGAGCAGGCAATTGGAAGGCGACTACAAGAGGATCGCTGATTTCCAAAGACGCCATTTAGAATAA